The window GTTTGGTCAATGATGTGCGTAAACTGGATAAAATCAAGCTACCGCGTACCGTGGATAGGTTTGTTACTTTGGGTTTGAACAAGAGAGCCTCACTACCTGACAACATCCCCAATCCATCGCTCATAGCCAATAAAGACAATGCACTGGCTACTTTACAGAAACTAGGCATTCCATCGCCAAACAGTACAATATTAGGGCTATGCCCAGGTGCAGAATATGGAGAAGCAAAACGCTGGCCTGCGGAATACTATGCTGAAGTTGCAGGTGAAGCATTAAGTAAGGGCTGGCAGGTCTGGCTATTTGGCTCTGAAAAAGACATCCCTGTCACCACTGCCATCAATACTCTAACCAACAATCGATGCGTAAATTTAGGCGGCAAAACTAATTTAAGTGAAGCGATAGATTTAATGTCGCTTTGCGACAACGTCATCAGTAATGACTCTGGGCTCATGCACGTTGCTGCTGCATTAGATAAAAAATTGGTCGCGATATACGGTTCATCTAACCCTCATCACACGCCACCAATGAATAACAAAGCAGTAGTTGAGTATTTAGGGCTGGAATGCAGCCCTTGTTTTAAACGTGTATGCCCACTCGGTCATTTGAACTGTCTAAAAAACATATCCCCGCAACAAATCATCCATCATATCCAAAATTGATTTACATCACGTGTAAAAATCAAACTGGCTCAAAGAAAAATTAATTAACTTTAACATTAAGATACATTTATTCAGTGTCAGCCTCTTGTAAGGAAGCAATCTTAATATGCGGATATACTACTTTAAATATCTGCATAAGGATTACTCATGAAAGTAAAGTCACTAATACAATTAGCCGCATTACTTATACCAATCTCATTTACAGCTCCAGCGTTCAGTGCTGAGGACGCTTCCATGCATCAGGTTTATCTCGCAGCAGAGGCAGGCAAATTCAATGAAGCACAGTCCATGATGGATAAAGTGCTACATGACCACCCTAATAGCGCTAAAGCACATTATGTTGAGGCTGAGTTGTTAGCAAAACAAGGACGCTATACAGGTGCCCAAGATGAGTTAGATATTGCAGAGCGTTTGCAGCCTAGTTTATCTTTTACAAAGC is drawn from Methylotenera versatilis 301 and contains these coding sequences:
- the waaF gene encoding lipopolysaccharide heptosyltransferase II, giving the protein MVLAQSLFKTLKLKDPNCIIDVAAPAWTLPLIERMPEVNKGIALPFKHGEFALFERIKFGKSLRNEAYTQAIILTNSLKSAILPFAANIPQRTSFLGELRYGLVNDVRKLDKIKLPRTVDRFVTLGLNKRASLPDNIPNPSLIANKDNALATLQKLGIPSPNSTILGLCPGAEYGEAKRWPAEYYAEVAGEALSKGWQVWLFGSEKDIPVTTAINTLTNNRCVNLGGKTNLSEAIDLMSLCDNVISNDSGLMHVAAALDKKLVAIYGSSNPHHTPPMNNKAVVEYLGLECSPCFKRVCPLGHLNCLKNISPQQIIHHIQN